The Misgurnus anguillicaudatus chromosome 21, ASM2758022v2, whole genome shotgun sequence genome includes a window with the following:
- the LOC129449926 gene encoding uncharacterized protein isoform X3, with amino-acid sequence MAFQIQLSLPVSVPIPVPRKTDPLIQCIIDNKLQRFRKIIRGKDINGLYPSEVWKDDVTLLTAAVICNNEETCSYLIEESADPNKHSTNGLAPLHHAVMTPGVSLSIVKRLLAAKANPDGHDLQIYTPLQYAVDYNRDDIVKALLEAGATAINHYGRNPVLDKKVHDMIHQLSSHNSNFEKVQIFFSFSCAVQRKHQTEVFSIYKAHFLKEHPFIHTILLEEYFGVIGLAAEEYHQSAIKWLKDTKSADKYIEELIKRFPKIQKNHLPVVLNCLNAALCVSEKISSQVFSDLVPILINCVQLSGNPQGEPVNHLILKILKVMMEKTSEQKLTIDHCVYEKLCKGLLPLTDVKYSSLINVWTYGVFAHVNDFAPDVIAMCGLSSVPERILNVAEIEMDEFMKKKLQKLNTSLGLPPSLAVDQLDEENIVTSSTKKKKKKKKKNHQELESQEAEKQDKVKQSIPDTMTPIEDTNSSVQPFTQHIENPPVPRQWDPISLRWRKHFEKLASIDVSKTNRLRNNFTLVLSDEFKIAKGSDGTQVFLGLRDDGMEVAVKRMLKSNYQDLKNEEAFLRLPELDSPSIVRYIDFAEDDNFGYLILQLCEYTLEEYIQDHLPSDTSERTFVLKELVREVLCSLQVLHNQQTKILHRDIKPQNVLIDIKGKARLADFGISRRLKPSETTLRTSIAGTKFWKAKEAIDEEGNSGYKRSSDIQVAGMLVYYILSRGHHPFGKGPFCEVNILQGKYTLDHLDDDVAKDLVEWMINENPEKRPTVEQTLAHPFFWTDESFPLSLLRNWMVRRNVILKIHWACCVLYAICTSITQRMPQTST; translated from the exons ATGGCATTCCAGATCCAATTAtcacttccggtttctgttccAATTCCAGTACCTAGAAAAACAGACCCTTTAATACAATGCATCATAGACAACAAGTTACAGAGATTTCGCAAAATAATCAGAGGCAAAGACATTAATGGGCTTTACCCTTCTGAAGTCTGGAAAGATGACGTTACACTATTGACAGCAGCAGTTATATGCAACAATGAAGAAACCTGTTCATACCTCATTGAAGAGTCTGCTGATCCTAACAAACACTCAACAAATGGACTTGCTCCTCTACACCATGCTGTTATGACACCTGGAGTTTCACTGAGTATAGTCAAAAGACTACTCGCAGCAAAAGCTAACCCAGATGGACATGATTTGCAGATTTATACTCCACTGCAGTATGCTGTTGATTATAATCGTGATGACATTGTGAAAGCACTTCTTGAAGCTGGAGCTACAGCTATAAATCACTATGGGCGGAATCCAGTGCTTGATAAAAAAGTGCATGACATGATTCATCAATTATCATCACATAATAGCAACTTTGAAAAAGTACAGATATTTTTCTCCTTTTCTTGTGCTGTCCAAAGAAAACACCAGACAGAAGTTTTCAGCATCTATAAGGCACATTTCCTTAAAGAGCATCCTTTCATTCATACAATTCTGTTGGAGGAATACTTTGGTGTCATTGGTTTGGCTGCAGAGGAATATCATCAGAGTGCCATCAAGTGGTTAAAAGACACAAAGAGTGCAGACAAATACATTGAGGAACTCATCAAACGCTTtccaaaaatacagaaaaatcaTTTGCCAGTTGTACTGAATTGCTTAAATGCTGCTTTGTGTGTCAGTGAAAAGATTTCTTCTCAGGTATTCAGTGATCTTGTGCCAATTCTAATAAATTGTGTCCAGCTCTCTGGAAATCCACAGGGAGAACCAGTCAATCATTTGATACTAAAAATACTCAAAGTCATGATGGAAAAAACATCTGAGCAAAAACTAACCATAGATCATTGTGTATATGAGAAATTATGCAAAGGTCTACTGCCTCTCACAGATGTTAAGTATTCAAGTCTAATCAATGTTTGGACCTATGGAGTGTTTGCTCATGTAAATGACTTTGCTCCAGATGTTATTGCAATGTGTGGATTGTCCTCAGTACCTGAGAGGATACTTAATGTAGCAGAAATAGAGATGGATGAATTCATGAAGAAAAAACTGCAAAAACTGAACACTTCACTCGGACTTCCACCAAGTTTAGCAGTGGATCAATtagatgaggaaaacattgTTACCTCTTCaacaaagaaaaagaagaagaaaaagaagaaaaatcatcaAGAGTTGGAGTCACAAGAAGCAGAGAAGCAAGATAAAGTCAAACAATCAATTCCAGATACAATGACTCCTATCGAGGATACAAATTCAAGTGTGCAGCCCTTCACACAGCATATTGAGAACCCACCGGTACCAAGACAGTGGGATCCAATCAGTCTTCGTTGGAggaaacattttgaaaaacttGCTAGTATTGATGTCAGCAAAACCAATAGACTTCGTAATAACTTCACTCTTGTACTCAGTGATGAATTTAAGATCGCTAAAGGAAGTGATGGCACACAAGTTTTTCTTGGTCTGAGGGATGATGGGATGGAGGTCGCTGTGAAACGAATGCTTAAATCAAATTATCAGGACCTCAAGAACGAGGAGGCATTTTTACGACTTCCAGAACTTGATAGTCCCTCTATTGTGCGATATATAGACTTTGCAGAAGATGACAACTTTGGATATCTCATTCTTCAGCTTTGTGAGTACACACTAGAAGAATACATTCAAGATCATTTACCATCTGACACCTCGGAGAGGACTTTTGTTTTGAAAGAGCTTGTGAGGGAAGTGCTGTGCAGCTTACAGGTTCTACACAACCAGCAGACTAAAATTCTTCATCGGGACATCAAACCCCAGAACGTTCTGATCG aCATTAAAGGAAAAGCTAGACTGGCTGATTTTGGCATTAGTCGTAGACTAAAACCGAGTGAAACCACTTTACGAACAAGCATCGCTGGAACTAAATTCTGGAAGGCAAAGGAAGCAATAGATGAAGAGGGCAACAGTGGGTACAAAAGAAGTTCTGATATTCAG GTTGCTGGGATGTTAGTGTACTACATTCTCTCTAGAGGACACCATCCATTTGGTAAAGGTCCATTTTGTGAGGTCAACATACTGCAGGGAAAATACACACTGGATCACCTGGATGATGATGTAGCAAAGGATCTTGTGGAGTGGATGATCAATGAAAATCCAGAAAAGAGACCAACTGTGGAGCAGACACTTGCACACCCCTTCTTCTGGACTGATGAAAG
- the LOC129449926 gene encoding uncharacterized protein isoform X1, with the protein MEIQFQLSAVPAVSIPVVPRKTDPLIQCIIDNKLQRFRKIFRGKDINGLYPSEVWKDDVTLLTAAVICNNEEICLHLIKESADPNKQSTNGFAPLHYAGKTSGVSLSIVKRLLAAKADADGFQIQFYTPLQYAVDHNRDDIVKALLEAGATASNHYGRNPVLDKKTGDVIHRLSTQNENFEKVQLFFSFSCAVQKKHQTEVFSIYKAHFLKEHPFIHTILLEEYFGVIGLAAEEYRQSAIKWLKDTKSADKYIEEVIQRFPGIPRNHCPVALKCLCAALCVSEKISSEVFSDLVPILINSVQLFGNPQWEIVTNLILKILKVMMQKTSEQKLTIDHCVYEKLCKGLLPLTDDIYSSLINVWTYGVFAHVNDFAPDVIAMCGLSPVPERILNFAEIEMDEFMKKKMQKLNTSLALPPSLSAVDQLCEENTVTFSTKKKNKKKRNKNQQELESQETQKEDKVKQSIPDTMTSIKETNSSVQPFTLPVENPPVPRRWHPISHRWRKHFEKLANIDISKTNRLRNNFTLVLSDEFKIAKGSDGTEVFLGLRDDGMEVAVKRMLKSNYQDLKNEEAFLRLPELDSPSIVRYIDFAEDDNFGYLILQLCEYTLEEYIQDHLPSDSSERTFVLKELVREVLCSLQVLHTQQTKILHRDIKPQNVLIDIKGKARLADFGISRRLKPSETTLRTSIAGTKFWKAKEAIDEEGNSGYKRSSDIQVAGMLVYYILSRGHHPFGKGPFCEVNILQGKYTLDHLDDDVAKDLVEWMIKENPEKRPTVEQTLAHPFFWTDERKMEYLKKLGNQNEAENCRKADEEFLLAIEQCTEGKTFSQWKTKLSPELVEKLDGKKKCYPENTLGLLRFVRNLHEHYSEDAANINLMALFPDLFGSVYRFAKERGWHSRANLKKFLNSVPQI; encoded by the exons ATGGAAATCCAATTCCAATTATCAGCAGTTCCAGCAGTTTCAATTCCAGTAGTACCTAGAAAAACAGACCCTCTAATACAATGCATTATAGATAACAAGTTACAGAGATTTCGCAAAATATTCAGAGGCAAAGACATTAATGGGCTTTACCCTTCTGAAGTCTGGAAAGATGACGTTACACTATTGACAGCAGCAGTTATATGCAACAATGAAGAAATTTGTTTACATCTTATTAAAGAGTCTGCTGATCCTAACAAACAGTCAACAAATGGATTTGCTCCTCTACACTATGCTGGAAAGACATCTGGAGTTTCACTGAGTATAGTCAAAAGACTACTTGCAGCAAAAGCTGACGCAGATGGATTTCAGATACAGTTTTATACTCCACTGCAGTATGCTGTTGATCACAATCGTGATGACATTGTGAAAGCACTTCTTGAAGCTGGAGCTACAGCTTCAAATCACTATGGGAGGAATCCAGTGCTTGATAAAAAAACAGGTGATGTGATTCATCGATTGTCAACCCAGAATGAAAACTTTGAGAAAGTACAGCTGTTTTTCTCCTTTTCTTGTGCTGTCCAAAAAAAACACCAGACAGAAGTTTTCAGCATCTATAAGGCACATTTCCTTAAAGAGCATCCTTTCATTCATACAATTCTGTTGGAGGAATACTTTGGTGTCATTGGTTTGGCAGCAGAGGAATATCGTCAGAGTGCCATCAAGTGGTTAAAAGACACAAAGAGTGCAGACAAATACATTGAGGAAGTCATTCAGCGCTTTCCAGGAATCCCTAGGAATCATTGCCCAGTTGCATTAAAATGCTTATGTGCTGCTTTGTGTGTCAGTGAAAAGATTTCTTCTGAGGTATTCAGTGATCTTGTGCCAATTCTAATAAACAGTGTCCAGCTCTTCGGAAATCCACAGTGGGAAATAGTCACTAATTTAATACTAAAAATACTCAAAGTCATGATGCAAAAGACCTCTGAGCAAAAACTAACCATAGATCATTGTGTGTATGAGAAATTATGCAAAGGTCTACTGCCTctcacagatgacatatattCAAGTCTTATCAATGTTTGGACCTATGGAGTGTTTGCTCATGTAAATGACTTTGCTCCAGATGTTATTGCAATGTGTGGATTGTCCCCAGTACCTGAGAGGATACTTAATTTTGCAGAAATAGAGATGGATGAATTCatgaagaaaaaaatgcaaaaactaAACACATCACTTGCACTTCCACCAAGTTTAAGTGCAGTGGATCAATTATGTGAGGAAAACACTGTTACCTTTTCAACAAAGAAAAAGAATAAGAAGAAAAGGAATAAAAATCAGCAAGAGTTGGAGTCACAAGAAACACAGAAGGAAGACAAAGTCAAACAATCAATTCCAGATACAATGACTTCTATCAAGGAGACAAATTCAAGTGTGCAGCCCTTCACACTGCCTGTTGAGAACCCACCGGTACCAAGACGGTGGCATCCAATCAGTCATCGTTGGAggaaacattttgaaaaacttGCTAATATTGATATTAGCAAAACCAATAGACTTCGTAATAACTTCACTCTTGTACTGAGTGATGAATTTAAGATCGCTAAAGGAAGTGATGGGACAGAAGTTTTTCTTGGTCTGAGGGATGATGGGATGGAGGTTGCTGTGAAACGAATGCTGAAATCCAATTACCAGGACCTCAAGAATGAGGAGGCATTTTTACGACTTCCAGAACTTGATAGTCCCTCTATTGTGCGATATATAGACTTTGCAGAAGATGACAACTTTGGATATCTCATTCTTCAGCTTTGTGAGTACACACTAGAAGAATACATTCAAGATCATTTACCATCTGACAGCTCTGAGAGGACTTTTGTTTTGAAAGAGCTTGTGAGGGAAGTGCTGTGCAGCTTACAGGTTCTACACACCCAGCAAACCAAAATTCTTCATCGGGACATCAAACCTCAGAACGTTCTGATCG ACATTAAAGGAAAAGCTAGACTGGCTGATTTTGGGATTAGTCGTAGACTAAAACCAAGTGAAACCACTTTACGAACGAGCATCGCTGGAACCAAATTCTGGAAGGCAAAGGAAGCAATAGATGAAGAGGGCAACAGTGGGTACAAAAGAAGTTCTGACATTCAG GTTGCTGGGATGTTAGTGTACTACATTCTCTCTAGAGGACACCATCCATTTGGTAAAGGTCCATTTTGTGAGGTCAACATACTGCAGGGAAAATACACACTGGATCACCTGGACGATGATGTAGCAAAGGATCTTGTGGAGTGGATGATAAAGGAAAATCCAGAAAAGAGACCAACTGTGGAGCAGACACTTGCACACCCCTTCTTCTGGACTGATGAAAG GAAGATGGAGTATCTGAAAAAACTGGGGAATCAGAATGAAGCAGAGAATTGCCGTAAAGCTGATGAGGAGTTTCTTCTTGCCATTGAACAATGCACAGAGGGAAAAACTTTTTCTCAATGGAAAACTAAA